TGCCCTTCACCGTCTACGCGTTCGGAAACAGTTGAAGCAACTGGGCTCGGACACTCTTCGGTTCAATGAGGAGGAGTGTCGACGCTTATTCCATGAGCAACTGGGTCTGAGTCTGTCAGAACAAGACATAGGCTCGCTAAGCAAACGAACGGAGGGATGGGTGGCTGGTTTGCAGTTAGCAGCCTTATCCATGCAAGGAAAGCCCGAAGCGTCTAAGGTCATTCATCAATTTTCCGGTAACGATAAGTATGTCGGAGAATATTTGACGGAAGAAGTATTGAAACGTTTGCCTGAAAAGGTGCAGATGTTTTTGTTGAAAACGTCCATACTGCCGCGTCTGACAGGAGATCTATGCGCAGCCGTTACCGGAGAGCCGGACGCTCACGACATCCTTCGCATGCTCGAGAGAACGAATTCATTTGTCATCGCGCTGGATGGCGTAAATGAGTGGTATCGTTATCACCATTTGTTCGCAGAACTTCTGCTTTCCCATGTAAGGAAAACATATAACGAACTGCTTCCTACCCTACATATCTCTGCAAGCTGTTGGTTTGAAAGTCACGGGTGGATAATGGAGGCGACTGAGCATGCGTTTCTCGGAAAAGATTGGACCCGGGCGAGCCGTTTGATCGTCGCACATGCGCCGTGGATGTTGAAACAGTACGAAAATATAACACTGCGCAGATGGATGAAATACTTTGAGAAGTCCTGGTTGGAATGCAACCCTGAGCTGTGCATTGCTTTTGCTTGGCTGCATGCTGTATCTAACGAAATTGATCAGGCGGAAATCCTCCTTCAATTGGCTGACGAAGCAACACGGACCAATCATGGGAGCTTTGACGACTGTCGAGTAGAAATGTGTGTGCTTCGGGGATATATCGAAGTGATGCGGGGAAATGTGGACCTTTCCCTCAAATATATGGAAGATTCGGTCCAAATGAAGCCAAAATTCAGCCGCTACTTCATCGTCGGCATAGAGTTGAATTCAGATGAGCCGTACGTGCTGCGTAGTCGTGTGGCCTTGAGCGGGTATTTGTCCAATGTGAATGAATACTATCCAAAATTAAGAGCGATCTGGAAGCACAGTGGTCTTGGCATATTAGCCTACGGTTCCATCGTGATGGCTGAGCTTTATTATGAGAAAAATGATTTTGAGCAGCTAAAATATTTCGTACCGCGAGCCATCCAGTTAGGCACCATCTCCTTGAATTTTGGCGTATTGGTCCCTGTGTATTTGACTTTGGCCCGATGGAGAAAAGCAGAGCATCGTAACGACGAGATGTGGCTGGCCATGGAGGAAATCACATCGCTCTGCCGCCAGCATGATGCGCCTCCCCATTGGATGTCTTTTGTAGAAACATTCCGCGTCCGATTATGGATCGAAGAAAATCGACGGGAAGAAATAGAAAAATGGGCCGAGCTCTACACCAAAATGAATGTCGATATTGTCGCTTCCCGACATGAATTTGAACGAATGACGTTGGCCCGGGTATACATCTATTTAAAAAACGACAGTGCAGCCATCATGCTACTAACCAGCTTAAAGCATGAGGCGGAAATAAAGGATCGGCTCGGGAGTCGGATTGAAGCCTTTCTTCTGCTCAGCCAAGCTTACATGATCCCAAAACAGCATCATGAAGCGATGACGTGTATGCGCATGGCGGTGACGTTAGCCGCACCAGAAGGCTATGTACGCACTTTTTTGGATGAAGGCCCTGGCGTTGCCAAAATGCTCTATTCGCTCTATAAAAGCAAAAACGTATCCAAGCAAGAGATGGCTTATCTTTCGATGCTGCTTAAAAGTGTAGAGAAGGAATTTCCTACGCTCGATATTCAAATTCGGGTATCCCCTGCATTGGAAAAATTGACGGAAAGAGAGTCGGAAGTGCTGGCACTGATCGGTGAAGGGTTATCCAACTCGGAGATTGCGGACAAGCTGCATCTCACACTGGGAACGGTAAAAGGGCATGTGCATCAAATTTTTAGCAAGCTCCAGGTGAAAAATCGGGCACAAGCCATCGTCAGATTAAGAGAAAGTGAGATCGACCATTAGACAAAATAACGAAAGCAAAACGAGCCTCTAGAATCGATTCTAAGGCTTGTTTTGCATGTTTTCAGTGGCCTCAGCTATTTTCGGGTGTTTGTTTTCTTTGCAAATCCATCTCATGTACACACAACGGTCACATCAGCCATCTATACTCATCTTGTAATAACAAGGTTGGTGGTCATAGGAATGGCGACGGTGAGAAAAGGATTCGTAAATTTCACGATAGACTGGTAATCTATGCAATAAATGCACAACCACGAGTAAGGAGTGCGGAAATGAAACGGAAAGTGTTACTCGTAGAGGACGACGAGCTCATACGTGAATTTGTATCGGATTATTTTAAAAAAGAAGCTTGGGAAGTGTACGAAGCACAGCACGGTAAAATGGCGATGGAGCTTTTCGCTCTGCACCCTGTCGATTTAGTTGTACTAGATATTATGATGCCCGAGATGGATGGCTGGTCGGTGTGCAGAAAAATCCGCCAACAATCCGACATTCCCATCATGATCATTACAGCAAGAGTAGACGACGATGACCAGTTGATGGGTTTCGAGCTTGGCGCGGACGAATATGTCACCAAACCGTTTAGTCCAAAAGTATTAGTGGCCCGTGCCAAAGCTCTGATGAAAAGGGCAGAGGGGAGCATCGGGAGGGGAGATGATATCGCTCAGTTTGGAGCATTGACGGTAAACAAACGCGCTCACACCGTTACGATTGCAGGCGTCCCGATTTCATTGACACCAAAAGAGTATGAGCTGCTTCTGTTCTTCATCAAGCATGAAGGGACGGTCTTGTCCCGAGATAGCATATTGAATGGGGTTTGGGGGATGGACTACTTTGGCGACCATCGCACCGTGGATACCCACGTGAAAAAACTGCGTGCCAAGCTGGATACAGAGCAGCATCTGATTCAGACGATGATCCGTTTTGGATATAAGTTTGAGGCAAAACGATGAAACGCCTTCGACTAAACGTTGTGACAAAATTATTTGCCGCCACTTTTGTTTTTGTCTTTTTGCTCTACGCTTTGATATTGATAGGGGAAAAGTTTTTCTTTGAGCGCTTTTATTTAAACGCGAAAGTAAGCGAGCTCTCGCAAGCAATGGCATCTTTCCCAGATGAGTACGCCAAGCTCCCTCCAGGCAAGCACAAGCTGGATAGGCTGGTTGGAACATTGATGAATCGTACAGATGCCAGCTTTGCGATCGCAAACGAGCAGCTTAGGCAAATGAATCTTGATCCCTATTTTCTAAAAGTAAACGTAGCAAATCAAAATCAAGTGATTACCTTACCGTTAAAAGAAATGACGAGCACCGAGCTCCCTGAAGGACTCCATGCGGGAGACACGATTACCGTTGACGGAATCTTTATGGATGAGAACGACACGATCATGAAGCCGATACAGATAGCAAGACAAAGTCCATCCACAAATGTATCCGAAAAAGGACTAACCCGGGTTACGGGTGTCATTTCTGACCTCATGCTACCTAGTCAGCAGCGGGCACATAACCCTTTTTATCAGGATTCTCTCGTAGAGGATCAAATCGGATCATGGCTGACGCAGCAATCCGAAGAGATTACACAGATGAAAAGCGGATCATTCATCCAGCGGAAGTGGACTGATCCGTGGAGTGGTGTAAACTATGCCATCGTCATTCATCGGTTCTCCTATCATAGCGAGGCGATGTACATGATAGCGGTGACGACACTGCAACCTGTGAGCGATGCAATAAGTATGCTGACCAGCTATTCCCTATACGCGACGCCAGTCATCCTCGTCATCTTACTGCTACTGTCCTTTGTCTTTTCGAAGATCATCACGAAACCATTAGTTACGCTGAGTCATTCCGCTTCACGCATGGCTAATCTGGACTTCACAGAACTTGCTTCGATTCATTCTCAGGATGAATTCGGTGAGCTCTCACGCCATCTGAATACGTTAGCCGGCAAGCTGGATCAGACATTAAAAGACCTGACGAGTGCCAACGTCACTCTTCGCGAGGATCTAGAGCATAAGGAAAAAATGGAGCAACTTCGCAAAGAATTGATTGCAAACATCTCTCATGAACTCAAGAACCCGCTTGGCATTGTGAAGGGCTTTGCGGAAGGGTTAAAAGATGATGTCGCACATGAAAAGCGGGAGCGATACATGGACGTCATTTTAAGCGAAGTCGACAAGATGAACGAGCTCATTATGGATATGCTGGAGTTGTCCAAATTCGAAGCCAAAGCCATTTTACTTCGTAGACAATCGTTTCCCGTATCGGAAGTAATAGATCGTGTAGCTGCTTCCTTTCAACTACAGCTGGCAAACAAGCAGGTACGACTAAGGATCGCCTTACCTGAAGAGATAAACGTATGGGCAGATCCAAGACGTATCGAGCAAGTGATCGTGAATTTGCTCGGCAATGCAGTCCGGCACGCCAATCCATCAAGTGAGATTCGGATTACGGGGGCACGCGAGCGGGAGTGCATCCGGTTTCGAATCGAAAATGAAGGAGCGCACATCCCAGACGATCAACTAACGCGGATATGGGAGCAATTTTATCGAGTAGATAGCTCTCGCTGGCGGAAATCTGGCGGCACGGGTCTCGGATTGGCGATCTGTAAACATATCCTCGATCTACATGGCAGTGATTATGGTGCGGAAAATACCGTGGATGGAGTCGCTTTTTCCTTCACGTTAGTTGAAAATGAAAACAAAGGTGGAAATGACAATGAATCTGAAAAAGAATAATATGAAAAGCTTACTGGCTGTATTGGTCCTATCACTTGTTACTAGTGCTTGTGGCACACCGCTTCCTCAAGAATCGACTGGTCAAGTGTCGCCGCAAGTTCCTCAGGAAAACAAAGAAAACAAGGAGAAACAACCGGAGAACGTTGCACAAGACATGGCCGCAGAACAGCAGGAAAAAGAAATTCTCGTCGTGGTCGACCAGGAACCGAAACCCATCGAGGGAAATAGCTTCGATTTCTTTATCGAACAGCGACCTGCCGGCTATTCATTAGCTAGCATGCAGTGGAAGTCTGAGAAAACTGACATCGTAACCACGACAGAGCAAGCGATCAAAAACGACATGGAAGGTAACCCTGGTGAGAATCGCTTTGTCATCGGTGGTAGCATGTCGTTATCCAGTTTCTACTACAAGGATGAGTTGAAGGGGGAAAAGGGGAAATTGATTTTGGTCTTTCAAAATGAGCAAGGCAATGAAAAGACATGGGAGAAGGAGCTAACCCTTAAATAACGTCCGATCAATTGGAACCTCATTTTTGAGGTTCTTTTTATTTTGTTTGGCACATGTTTACGGTGGGGTTTTTTGTTGGGAAGAAATAAATCACGAAAAGACATAACTTTAGTTAGTATTTTTTGCAAAAGACTGTTGTTACCATATTTTTGTTTCACCTAGATGTTTTGCTAGGGGAGTGTGTCGACAGTAGGGGGAATTCAAATGAAGAAGGAAGGAGGACAGTGTTATTGATGAAAAGAATAATTGCTCGTTTGTTGGTATTTACTTTGCTATTTGCAATTGTCCAACCTGTGTTTATTCAAGAAAAAGTGAACGCAGCTGATCTTACAGATGTGATTCGAGTAGAGGCGGACAAGTTCGTGGATGCGTCTGGTGCCTATCCAGATGGAATGCAATTTGAATTGATTCAGAACGCGTTGATCGTCGGCTATGCGCGAGACT
This genomic stretch from Brevibacillus sp. DP1.3A harbors:
- a CDS encoding LuxR C-terminal-related transcriptional regulator produces the protein MDLLTYSPLIATKLHVPKYGSDLLLRHQILKEIDDAGDARLILVCAPAGFGKTTAVSQWTQNSGKPTGWISLDESDNDPVRFWRYFARAIDRAQEDLGKESSSVLHPQYTASAEQLMSVLLEEIAGFERDFYLVLDDYHLIKEPSIHEGLQTLIQHASFYMHVVLITREEPPFALHRLRVRKQLKQLGSDTLRFNEEECRRLFHEQLGLSLSEQDIGSLSKRTEGWVAGLQLAALSMQGKPEASKVIHQFSGNDKYVGEYLTEEVLKRLPEKVQMFLLKTSILPRLTGDLCAAVTGEPDAHDILRMLERTNSFVIALDGVNEWYRYHHLFAELLLSHVRKTYNELLPTLHISASCWFESHGWIMEATEHAFLGKDWTRASRLIVAHAPWMLKQYENITLRRWMKYFEKSWLECNPELCIAFAWLHAVSNEIDQAEILLQLADEATRTNHGSFDDCRVEMCVLRGYIEVMRGNVDLSLKYMEDSVQMKPKFSRYFIVGIELNSDEPYVLRSRVALSGYLSNVNEYYPKLRAIWKHSGLGILAYGSIVMAELYYEKNDFEQLKYFVPRAIQLGTISLNFGVLVPVYLTLARWRKAEHRNDEMWLAMEEITSLCRQHDAPPHWMSFVETFRVRLWIEENRREEIEKWAELYTKMNVDIVASRHEFERMTLARVYIYLKNDSAAIMLLTSLKHEAEIKDRLGSRIEAFLLLSQAYMIPKQHHEAMTCMRMAVTLAAPEGYVRTFLDEGPGVAKMLYSLYKSKNVSKQEMAYLSMLLKSVEKEFPTLDIQIRVSPALEKLTERESEVLALIGEGLSNSEIADKLHLTLGTVKGHVHQIFSKLQVKNRAQAIVRLRESEIDH
- a CDS encoding response regulator transcription factor, producing MKRKVLLVEDDELIREFVSDYFKKEAWEVYEAQHGKMAMELFALHPVDLVVLDIMMPEMDGWSVCRKIRQQSDIPIMIITARVDDDDQLMGFELGADEYVTKPFSPKVLVARAKALMKRAEGSIGRGDDIAQFGALTVNKRAHTVTIAGVPISLTPKEYELLLFFIKHEGTVLSRDSILNGVWGMDYFGDHRTVDTHVKKLRAKLDTEQHLIQTMIRFGYKFEAKR
- a CDS encoding HAMP domain-containing sensor histidine kinase — protein: MKRLRLNVVTKLFAATFVFVFLLYALILIGEKFFFERFYLNAKVSELSQAMASFPDEYAKLPPGKHKLDRLVGTLMNRTDASFAIANEQLRQMNLDPYFLKVNVANQNQVITLPLKEMTSTELPEGLHAGDTITVDGIFMDENDTIMKPIQIARQSPSTNVSEKGLTRVTGVISDLMLPSQQRAHNPFYQDSLVEDQIGSWLTQQSEEITQMKSGSFIQRKWTDPWSGVNYAIVIHRFSYHSEAMYMIAVTTLQPVSDAISMLTSYSLYATPVILVILLLLSFVFSKIITKPLVTLSHSASRMANLDFTELASIHSQDEFGELSRHLNTLAGKLDQTLKDLTSANVTLREDLEHKEKMEQLRKELIANISHELKNPLGIVKGFAEGLKDDVAHEKRERYMDVILSEVDKMNELIMDMLELSKFEAKAILLRRQSFPVSEVIDRVAASFQLQLANKQVRLRIALPEEINVWADPRRIEQVIVNLLGNAVRHANPSSEIRITGARERECIRFRIENEGAHIPDDQLTRIWEQFYRVDSSRWRKSGGTGLGLAICKHILDLHGSDYGAENTVDGVAFSFTLVENENKGGNDNESEKE